A single genomic interval of Arachis duranensis cultivar V14167 chromosome 7, aradu.V14167.gnm2.J7QH, whole genome shotgun sequence harbors:
- the LOC107496914 gene encoding uncharacterized protein LOC107496914 has product MASENVYVIIYPNGEISHTAEGITFVCDDPLWIMIPPQTSLQELKNLILMHTGMFGKKEIRKLTYRIIGSIYSLELCLNLQDIGGSSSSSNNVEGARNVGAADFVSARDISRAPSPSFNAFVPREQSVGIRGARPAPFTHFGVNMVLDAAIADTSDEDDIEDFSDGEAEAVLETQPLHENDVPATRVEPEGGGVSSSTPEHYLSLNLGAMHSSNAEDGPSSYPLSGEMKLEIGLKFPNRETARLAVKNYNIRRSAEYKVVESDQTRYVCRCKQFGDQCRWMVQVAKTRSSRFWEIRKYKGPHSCLASSMSQDHAQLDRNVICQHIFPMVHADATICVKVLQGSVESAYGYKVSYKKVWHAKQKAIARIYGDWDESYDQLRRYLNALQAFVPGTIVDLETRPYYVGNRLDRESVMFHQVFWSFPSCVEAFRHCKPLVSVDGTHLYGKYAGTLLMGIAQDGNNNILPVAFALVERENTDLWYFFLTNLRRHVATRPGVLLISDRHAAIKAALEREGCGWEHNVYCVRHIASNFATSFKSKEAKRHLVNAAYSKTQEQSQYYLELISSEDPITSPQMMEWIRGLEPPKCLQHLDEGRRYGHMTTNLSECINSVLKGTRNLPVCAIVKSTYHRLNELFVLKGRQAQAQIASGQVFSQFLQKAILANREGIPQMLVTSYDRNTTIFTVDEIAAIGVQSRFRVNLQYHRCDCGFFQALHYPCAHALAACAYARLDGQQYVDLVYRVESVFRVYEREFQPMPDEEMWPP; this is encoded by the exons ATGGCTTCGGAGAACGTTTACGTGATTATATACCCAAACGGTGAAATCTCTCATACAGCAGAAGGTATTACATTCGTTTGCGATGATCCACTGTGGATAATGATTCCACCACAGACATCGTTGCAAGAGTTGAAGAATCTGATTCTGATGCATACCGGAATGTTTGGAAAAAAAGAAATCAGAAAGCTGACTTACAGGAT CATAGGAAGCATCTATTCATTGGAGCTTTGTTTGAATCTTCAAGATATTGGTGGAAGCTCATCCAGTTCGAATAATGTGGAGGGTGCGAGAAATGTTGGGGCAGCTGATTTTGTTTCGGCTCGGGATATTAGTAGGGCCCCAAGTCCAAGTTTCAACGCGTTCGTCCCGCGGGAACAGAGTGTAGGTATTCGTGGAGCACGCCCCGCCCCTTTTACACATTTTGGGGTCAATATGGTTCTTGATGCTGCTATTGCAGATACGTCTGACGAGGATGACATTGAAGATTTCAGTGATGGTGAGGCAGAAGCCGTTCTGGAGACGCAGCCTCTGCATGAAAATGATGTTCCGGCAACACGGGTCGAACCGGAAGGTGGTGGTGTATCATCATCCACACCAGAACACTACCTGTCCCTAAATCTTGGAGCAATGCATTCCAGTAACGCAGAGGACGGACCGAGCAGCTACCCTTTGTCAGGAGAGATGAAGCTCGAGATTGGGTTAAAATTTCCTAATCGGGAAACAGCGAGGCTAGCAGTCAAAAACTACAACATCCGCAGGAGTGCAGAATATAAGGTGGTAGAGTCAGACCAAACTAGGTATGTATGTCGATGCAAGCAGTTCGGGGATCAATGTCGCTGGATGGTACAGGTTGCGAAGACGAGGTCCTCTAGATTTTGGGAAATCCGAAAGTACAAAGGGCCTCACAGTTGCTTGGCAAGTTCAATGTCTCAAGACCACGCTCAACTAGACAGGAATGTCATCTGTCAGCACATATTTCCCATGGTGCATGCTGATGCGACAATATGTGTAAAGGTATTGCAAGGATCGGTAGAGTCAGCGTACGGTTACAAGGTGTCATACAAGAAGGTTTGGCACGCGAAGCAAAAGGCAATCGCAAGGATCTATGGTGATTGGGATGAGTCGTATGACCAGCTGCGTAGATACCTCAATGCTCTGCAAGCTTTCGTCCCAG GGACAATTGTTGACCTTGAAACGCGGCCGTACTATGTCGGAAACAGACTCGACCGTGAGAGTGTCATGTTTCACCAGGTTTTCTGGTCGTTCCCTTCATGTGTTGAAGCTTTTAGGCACTGTAAACCACTTGTGTCAGTGGACGGAACACACCTGTATGGTAAGTACGCAGGCACTCTTCTCATGGGCATAGCACAGGACGGCAATAACAACATTCTACCGGTGGCTTTCGCACTTGTCGAGAGAGAGAACACAGATTTATGGTACTTCTTCCTCACCAATTTGAGGAGGCATGTCGCAACTCGGCCAGGAGTGCTGCTTATATCCGACAGGCATGCGGCAATAAAGGCCGCATTGGAGCGTGAGGGGTGTGGATGGGAACACAATGTGTATTGTGTACGACATATTGCCTCCAACTTCGCAACCAGTTTCAAGAGTAAGGAAGCCAAAAGACACCTAGTTAATGCTGCATATTCGAAGACGCAAGAGCAGTCGCAGTACTACCTGGAGCTTATCAGTAGCGAGGATCCGATTACATCTCCGCAGATGATGGAGTGGATCCGAGGGTTAGAGCCACCTAAATGTCTGCAGCACCTTGATGAGGGCCGACGATATGGTCACATGACGACCAATCTTTCTGAGTGTATCAACTCCGTGCTGAAGGGCACTAGAAATCTACCAGTCTGTGCAATTGTCAAGTCTACTTACCATCGCCTGAATGAGTTGTTCGTCCTCAAGGGTCGGCAAGCACAAGCGCAAATTGCAAGCGGTCAGGTGTTCTCACAGTTCTTGCAAAAAGCCATACTAGCGAACCGTGAGGGGATTCCACAGATGTTAGTGACGTCATATGATAGGAATACTACTATTTTCACGGTCGACGAGATAGCTGCTATAGGGGTGCAGTCACGGTTCCGGGTTAACCTTCAGTACCACAGATGTGACTGTGGTTTCTTCCAGGCGTTACACTATCCCTGTGCACATGCTTTGGCCGCCTGCGCATATGCGAGATTGGACGGGCAACAGTACGTTGATTTAGTCTACCGTGTTGAGAGCGTGTTTCGGGTATACGAAAGGGAATTCCAGCCAATGCCGGATGAGGAGATGTGGCCCCCTTGA